AGATTAATGAACAACTGCAGAGACTTCAGTTCTCTATGCAAAACCGCAAATAAAATGCACCATCTTCAACCCACCCTGGATCGTGATTATAGCATGTCTCATTTGGTCTGGTCCTTTTGAAAGCAGTAAAACTATAAACgtggtttggtttggttgggCATTTGGCCGCATTTTCATGGTTTTTCTTGTGAATGAATTTGCTTTGGACTTATATATTGATAGTTTTTGTACTTAATGTTGAATTCTTCTTTTTGAAAGGGAGTTAGTTATTGAAATTTTGAAGGTGTTACCTTGCATATTCGCAAGAATCAGATGTTTCTTATCTGACATAATATGGTATGAAATTGAGGACTATTTGCAGGTTATGAGCTTACCGCAGTAAAAAGAAGATTTCATCATCACTTAGACATGTTATCACCGAAAATTGGATTCAAACTGATATTTATTATTCCATTGCTAACATGACTTATTTGCTTTAATCAATTTGAATTTCGAACAAGTATTCAATGAATGCTAACAAAATTTGTTTGTTGATGTAAAATTGGATTCAAACATGTTTGAGCCCATTACTAATCTAACTTATTTCTTGAATAAAACAAGCATTCTCTTCAATTTCCTTAGCTCTTTCTTGTGCCCATGTCTATTGTAAATCGAGTGAGCTTGGTCTAGAACGAATTGTAAATCAACCTAACTGACCATTTATGAAACGGTTTAAACGAACCCAACGGTTTGGTTGTTTTGGCGgtcaaaatgattaaaaaatatataatatagttatattaAACCTCTTCTAATAATTAAGATTTCAAGTATTgaactttcaaaattaatttataaatataagtttttcaaaacaaattttatgtataattgtATTGTTTAACAatcatttttaaactaatatttggAACACCTCGAAACCTAAATAATGTTATCCGCCATTACAGATGGTATAAAAGCCAGTGACAGTGGTAGGAACAAAATGTGACGAAAGGCTCTTGAATAATACGACGCAAAACCCTACATATTTAACTATGTATCCAAATATTCATTGGCTAATTCTAATCCAAATTcagatacaaaattatttccaaataatcttAAGTTATTAATACTAAGTGTTGGACAAactaataataaacataataaaccACATAATAATCTACtcaaaaaacaataataaaaaatctataaaaaaataatactaagaaaaaaggtgaaaaaaaaaataatgatcacTCAactaaaaaccaattttttaatctTGCATAACCTATGATAACCTTATTTGATAGGTGACtcagaaaattaaaaatgttaaggAATCATATCttctaaacaaaatttattggctaaataaatttgaaaatagagGCTTAAAATCTTACTTAATTTACATGATATTATTGTTGAACTTTAACtttctttttaatttgattttgaatactTGTTACAACAAAACATAAACAAAGCAACATACTTAAACAACAATAACAAGCACAACGAAACAAAGCATGAGGCGTTTCAGTTTCGGCGGCGCAAAGATTGTACAAGAGAGgataatactttaatttaaaataagtataataagTTCAGTTATGGTTATCAACTTTTgggttataaaataaatagaataaaccAATCCAGGAAAACCCCTAATTATTACATGAACAAGAGACATTACAGTTCCAACTTCAATTTCAATACATATATTTTCCTAGTTCACAAACCAAGCCGTCTTCAACAGTAATTCATACACAATATTTCATATTGAAAATTTCACTGAGATACAAAACTATTAACTATCTGCAATTTTACTCAAAGTTGGTTCATTCATTCATACATCTGATGTTGAGAAGCGAAAGAAGGCAATAGTGTGACATGCATGGCTCTATAATTTGTTGAAAACCGGTTTGGATATATGCGGATTAATCAATTGCGATGATGAGAAAACCGACAGAAACGTACATGAGAAAGACTGGATAGAGTGCGAGAGCTTTTCTTCTAGGGTTGACGGCTGTACTCATGAAAGGATATGCTGCCCAAGAGCTCCATCCCAATGTTACACAAACCACGACAACCTTGACTATCACGTTATCCTTTATCATACAGATTAATGCACCAATATCCAATGGGAACAAGCAGTAACCCAGAAGAGACAGACTCTGGAAGAAGATTATGTGACCTCCCTGATCATATgattaacaacaacaacaacaacaacaaattgTTCATCCGAAAAATTATGTCACTGATTTAAATCAAACAGAGAAAGAGAGAAGTACCAGTAGTAACACATTCAATGTCAGAATCACAGCACCAGCTGCTAGAAGTGCAAATGCAACCGCGAAAACTTCAGACTGCAAGAAGATTGAACATCAAGAACTTGTTTTGTGTCAGTTATTTGGTTCAAGactcttttattcattatatatttgtacCCCTAAATGTGTTTTCTGGGTTACTGCAAAGTTTCTTGGATAGAGGTGGAATGTGATATTcctttaaatgtaaaaaaataaaaatatgtaacaTTCTTCTTTCTTTCATAAGTTTTATTGTTTGTCTTGCTAgcaaaaatataatcaaataaaagcACATCATCATCTAATCACACAAGATCGAATACCAGTTCCAACCAAAAAATGCCACAAATAAAGGACCGAATGAAGACACAGGTTAATCATCCCCATGGACAATAATAACTACTTAATTAGTGGGCTGTTTTGAAATGAACTTTTTCAACTTGACTATGATCCGGAAAAATCGACTTCTGTTATGTTTGCAAAAAAATCAGAATAATCTTGAAAATCCATAAAAGAATGTCtatattaaatgaaacaaaaaattacTATAATCTGGATCATGATTCATAATATAACTCTTTAtatcaaatgaagcaaaaatcacactataatctggatcatgattcattatataatctttatatcgaatgaaacaaaaatcacactataatctaGATCATGATTCATAATATAATCTCTAtatcaaatgaagcaaaaatCACACTACAATCTGATGatgatttagaaaattataataccACACACGAAAGAAAGAAATTCCAATTTTAACCCTGGCGATTTTCCAATAGAATCGTGATTGTGTGTTACGTACTAGACTAGAGATCTAGGATTTGTAAAAGAAATGTATGTCGGACTCAGAGAGATAATCCAGATTCAATACTATTTCATCCATATTCACAGTTTATAAGCTACTAACTGATTAACCCACTAACTTAATCTACTATCGACTATACTATCATTATACTACAACTAATTACCTACTAGTACTGTTATAAATTGACATATTATGGCAAAATGatagtttccaaataggctcgGGTATGCCCTGCAAccgcttcttcttcttctcgggGAATTGTATCTAAACCCCCAAAGAGGTCTGGTTCTCTAAATAAATGTATTGACTTCCTCAATCCAATCATAAAGGGAACTGTCATATGGATAATTTTGATAACTCCTTAGATGGGACTTTTGATCCAGTAGTCCACCAATATGATCAATGAGACATCTATAGATTGTCATTCAAGTGAATTTCACACATTTACTCAATCATATGTAACCGATCTAATAAACCAAAGGTTTTAATCAACATCTTCATTAGAACAACAGGTAATCAATCAAGGCATAAAAGTCCAGCAAATCAATGAGATCAAACAAAGTGATAAACGCGTACCTTTTTAACAGATGCAGACCAAGACAAAGTTAATCCAAGGAAAACAATGAAGAAGAAAGGTCCCCAAAGATCCCAATCTCTAAGTGCCTTACCAGGATCTTCCCTATACGGATTTGGGAAAACAACAAGCTTAAGATTGCTAACAATCCTAGATAGATCCCTTTTTACAGTATCCCACACTGGTTCAGTCAAAGTGTTTGGAGGTGGACCAAACCCATCTGATGCAATTCTTGGTTGAACAGTATCGGATcgaggaggtggaggtggaggaggagcTGAAACAGATGGAACTGGTGTGGGTTTCTGGTAAGAAGGAGGTGGGAGGTTTGAGGGGATAAATGGAGAAGATGAGACGGGAATTGAAGCTCGAGGTGGACTTGGAGGTCTAGCAGGTAGAACGGTTGATGGGTTTGAGTAGATGAGATTCTCAATCTCGTCAATGTCCGATTGGGAAGATGAATGGAGGGGTATGGTATCGCCGTGAGACATTTTCCCGGGAAATTGTCGGATTTCCGGGGAATGATCGGAATGAAATGGAGAAtgatgagagagagagagagagatcagATGATCGAAATTATTTGGCTTAATtgggaagaagatgaagaagaaggatcGCACCAGTACGTGGGTAGGGTTTAGATTTTCCAAATGTCTTCGCAAATAAGCAAAACCCGAGCTTTGGTTTTATTAACTTCATATTTATGGtttagagattttttatttataactaatttaaagaatatataaaatgaaaaaattaaatgcctatataattatttatttaaatataaatacacaaAAGAATAATGTATATGCGACAGAAAGAAAGACGTAATCTCGTAAGCGATTCGATTTAGTCGGTAATTGTTGACGggattattaaatatcaaaacaaCTATTTGTCTGTTTGAATGgttaaaaagaatttttttggtcagtttaatttaattggtttaatcatactttattaaaatagattaaaatatatatcaatattgttatatatatatatatatatatatatatatatatatataatattattaataagggGCATTAGATTTGATAGAGGAGAGCAAACAACTTATGTTTTAAGTTATGGGTTTGAATATTTAGTTCGAACCATTAAAAAAATTGCATTATCATAATTTGTGATTTTTATTAGAACTTTAGAAATACGATTAATCTATGTGGGTTCAATATATATCCCATAAAAACACTCAATTAATAATCAGAGGAACGGAACTTGCCGTTCGAAACTAAGACCTTAGGGAGACTAGAGATATCCACCAATTTTATTGTTTGACTATAAGAG
This is a stretch of genomic DNA from Impatiens glandulifera chromosome 4, dImpGla2.1, whole genome shotgun sequence. It encodes these proteins:
- the LOC124936410 gene encoding protein YIP4b-like, which codes for MSHGDTIPLHSSSQSDIDEIENLIYSNPSTVLPARPPSPPRASIPVSSSPFIPSNLPPPSYQKPTPVPSVSAPPPPPPPRSDTVQPRIASDGFGPPPNTLTEPVWDTVKRDLSRIVSNLKLVVFPNPYREDPGKALRDWDLWGPFFFIVFLGLTLSWSASVKKSEVFAVAFALLAAGAVILTLNVLLLGGHIIFFQSLSLLGYCLFPLDIGALICMIKDNVIVKVVVVCVTLGWSSWAAYPFMSTAVNPRRKALALYPVFLMYVSVGFLIIAID